A region of the bacterium genome:
GGCGGTGGGGGGGTCCCCCCTCCCCCCGCCGGGCTTCTCCCCCCGCCCGCCTCTCCCGCCCCGCTCCCCGCGCCTCCGGCGGATTCGCGTTTCATCCCGTTCCCCGACACGTATAATGGCGGCATACGACTGCCGACCCATGGGGTCCCGCACCATGAAGCACGTCGATCTGGTTCTTCTCCATCCGCCGAGCGTCTACGACTTCCGTGAACTCCCCATTTTTCACGGCCCGATCAGCGACGTCATCCCCTCCTCGTCCATCTTCGAGAATTACCCGATCGGTTTCCTCACGCTGTCGGAATACCTGTGCAGGAACGGCATCACCGTCAGGATCGTCAACCTCGCCCTGAAGATGCTCGAGGATTTCTCGTTCGACCCGGAAAGTTTCGTCGCGAAACTTCATCCGGCCGCCTTCGGCATCGACCTCCATTGGCTTCCCCATGTGGACGGCTCTCTCCGCCTGGCGGAGGCGATCAAGCGACGGCATCCCGACACCCCGGTGATCTTCGGCGGCTTGTCCGCGACCTATTACCACCAGGAGATCATGCGCGACTGTCCCTCGGTCGATTTCGTCGTCCGCGGCGATTCGACCGAAGAGCCCCTGCGGAGGCTGATGGAAGCGATCAAGTCCGGCGGGGAGTACGGGACGGTGCCGAACCTCGTGTGGCGGAACGGGCGGGGGGAGGTCACGGTGAACGCCCTATCCAATCGCCCCCCCGCGCTCGATTACGTCCACTTCGATTACTCGCACCCGATCAAGATGACCATGAGATACCACGACCCGTCGGGCTACCTGCCGTTCCGGAACTGGCTGGCGAACCCGGTCATGGCCGTTTTTTCCTGCCGGGGATGCATCCATGACTGCGCTTCGTGCGGGGGGTCGGCGTCGGCGTTCCACAATGTGTGCGAGCGGGAGCGCCCGGCCTTCCGGTCCCCGGAACGCCTGGCGAAGGACGTCAGGAATATCTCGAGGTACACCGGGGCGCCGATCATGGTCATCGGCGATCTCCTCCAGGCCGGAGACGGGTACGCCGGGACGTTTTTGCAAACGATCAGGAAATATCGGATCAAAAACGAGCTGGCGATCGAATTTTTTCGCCCCCCCCCGCCCGACTTCGTGCGGGAGATGGCCGATTCCCTGATCAATTTCAACGTGGAGATCTCGCCCGAATCCCATGATCCGCGGGTGCGCGAGGCCTTCGGAAAATCGTACGGCAACGCCGAGCTGGAAGCATCGGTCGAGGCGCTGGTCGGCAGCGCGTGCCGGCGGCTCGACCTGTTTTTCATGGTGGGGCTTCCCTCGCAGGATTACGCGTCGGTCATGGAAACGGTCGACTATTGCGGGGAACTGCTGCGCAGGCACGGCGGCACGAAAAAACTGCTTCCCATGATCGCCCCCCTCGCCCCGTTCGTCGATCCCGGCAGCAGGTTCTTCGAGGAGCCGGAACGGTTCGGCTACCGGCTCTTTTACCGGACGCTCGCGGAGCACCGGCAGGCGATGCTGATGCCGACCTGGAAGCAGCGCCTGAATTACGAGACGGAATGGATGACGCGGGATGAGATCGTCCGGGCCACCTACGACGGGGCCCTGAAGCTGATTGCGTTGAAAGCGGCCCACGGGGTGATCGGCAGGGAGGAGGCCGGGGAGATCCAGGACCGGATCCGGATGGCCAAGGAGCTGATCCGGCGCATGGAGGACGCGCCGGTAATCGACGACGCCCTGAAAAAGGAGATCTTCCGGCTGAATCGGCTCGATTCCCTCTGCGGCAAGCACGAACTGCGGTGGCCGATGAACGGCTGGAAATATAACCTGAAAAACCTCTTCCGACTCCTGTTCGCCTGAGTGTTGCGTACGCCTCCCATGCCGTCTTCCCGGTACGTTGCCGTATTTATGATACGGAGCACCGGGTCATCGCTTCCGCCCCTTGAACCGCTTCATCCGGAAGACGTTCTCCCTCTCGCGCTCCTCGAGGGCGAGGAGGATGGCGCGCATCCTCGCGCGCAGCCCCGGGAGGATCACCTCGTTCAGCACGTTGATCCGCCGGGTCGATTTCCCGATCTCCGTGCCGATCTTCTTGAAGCGGGTTTCGAGCGCGACCACCTGGAGTACCGCCTCCAGCGTCTTCTCGAATTCGCGCGCCGCCGCCTGGGTCGAGCTCGCGACGCCGGAGAAGGAGTACCCCCGCGCGTCCGCGGAGCGCACGATCCCCTGCCACCGGATCTCCGGGACCCGGAGCCCCCAGAAGCTGCGTTCTGAAATCGAGACGGGGATCTCGCGCCTGGCCGCGAACGCGGCCGACTCCACGTCGGCGCGCCCTTCGTACCCCAGGGAGACGGCCAGGGCCCACGTCGCCTTCCGGATCGTGTCTTCGAAGGCGCCGCGCGTTGCGACCGCCTGCTCCGCGATGGAGAAGAGCTCCCGGGCCAGCGCCTCCCTCTTGCTCCGGAGGAGTTCGAGGGCCCCGCGCGCCGCCTGCTCCCGATCTTTCAGGAGCAGGAGGTTCATCCGGCTGGGGCTGACAGTCCGGTCGGTCATTTTCCCGTTTTCCCCTCGTCGTCGACCGCCGTCCCGTACCGCTTCCCGACCTGGTCCGCCCGGATCCTGCTGAGCTGGTCCTTCGGCAGCCGTCTCAGCAGCTTCCACCCCTCCTCGAGCGTCTCCTCGATGGTTCTCCCCCGTTTCCCCTGGCCGATGAACTCCTGCTCGAAGGCGTCGGCGAACCGGCGGAAGCGCCGGTCGGATTCCGACAGCCCCTCCTCCCCCACGATGGCCTCGAGCCGGCGGAGTTCCCTCCCCTGGGCGTAGAAGGCGTACAGCTGGTCCGCGACCCCGCGATGGTCCTCCCGCGTCTTCCCTGGCCCGATGCCGAGGTTCATCAACCGCGAGAGGCTCGGGAGCACGTCGATGGGGGGGTAGACCCCGTTCCGGTGAAGGTCCCGGGACAGGACGATCTGCCCTTCCGTGATGTACCCCGTCAGGTCGGGGACGGGGTGCGTGATGTCGTCGTCGGGCATCGTCAGGATGGGGAGCTGCGTCACGGATCCCTTCTTCCCCCGGATGCATCCGGCGCGTTCGTAGATCGACGCGAGGTCGGTGTACATGTAGCCGGGGTAGCTCCTGCGTCCGGGGATCTCCTCCCGGGCCGTGGCGACCTCCCGCAGGGCATCGCAGTAGTTCGTCATGTCCGTGAGGATGACGAGGACGTCGTACCCGTGGTCGAAGGCCAGGTATTCGGCCGCCGTCAGCGCGAACCGGGGCGTGAGCAGACGCTCGATCGTGGCGTCGTCGGCGAGGTTCTGGAAAACGACGGTATGCCCCGCCGCGCCGCTGTGTTCGAACTCGTGCAGGAAGTACGACGCCTGGCGGAACGTGATCCCCATCGCCGCGAAGACGACGGCGAACTTTTCCCCGGCGGCGGTCGCGCGTTCTCCATCGCCGGTCCCCGCCTGCCGCAGGACCTGCGCCGCGATCTCCCGGGCGGGCAGCCCCGCCGCCGAGAAGATGGGTAGCTTCTGCCCCCGGACCAGGGTGTTCAGCCCGTCGATGGCGGAGATGCCCGTCACGATCGGGCGGGACGGCTTCTCCCGGGCGACCGGGTTGATGGGCGTTCCGCCGATGTCCCTCCACGTCTCGGGGAGCACGGGTGGAAGCCCGTCGATCGGGTTCCCCGCCCCGTCGAAGCGGCGGCCCAGGATCTCCGGGGAGAGGGGTGTCCGGGCCGGAGAGCCCGAGAAGCGGATGCGCGTCGAGCGGACATCGATCCCGGTGGACTGCTCGAGGATCTGGACCAGCACATAACGGTCCGAGAATTCGATCACCTGCCCCCGCCGGGAGGGA
Encoded here:
- a CDS encoding V-type ATP synthase subunit B, whose protein sequence is MDLVTREYRTIHSVAGPLVFVEGVRRVTMGEMVEVLLPDGPSRRGQVIEFSDRYVLVQILEQSTGIDVRSTRIRFSGSPARTPLSPEILGRRFDGAGNPIDGLPPVLPETWRDIGGTPINPVAREKPSRPIVTGISAIDGLNTLVRGQKLPIFSAAGLPAREIAAQVLRQAGTGDGERATAAGEKFAVVFAAMGITFRQASYFLHEFEHSGAAGHTVVFQNLADDATIERLLTPRFALTAAEYLAFDHGYDVLVILTDMTNYCDALREVATAREEIPGRRSYPGYMYTDLASIYERAGCIRGKKGSVTQLPILTMPDDDITHPVPDLTGYITEGQIVLSRDLHRNGVYPPIDVLPSLSRLMNLGIGPGKTREDHRGVADQLYAFYAQGRELRRLEAIVGEEGLSESDRRFRRFADAFEQEFIGQGKRGRTIEETLEEGWKLLRRLPKDQLSRIRADQVGKRYGTAVDDEGKTGK
- a CDS encoding TIGR04190 family B12-binding domain/radical SAM domain protein, yielding MKHVDLVLLHPPSVYDFRELPIFHGPISDVIPSSSIFENYPIGFLTLSEYLCRNGITVRIVNLALKMLEDFSFDPESFVAKLHPAAFGIDLHWLPHVDGSLRLAEAIKRRHPDTPVIFGGLSATYYHQEIMRDCPSVDFVVRGDSTEEPLRRLMEAIKSGGEYGTVPNLVWRNGRGEVTVNALSNRPPALDYVHFDYSHPIKMTMRYHDPSGYLPFRNWLANPVMAVFSCRGCIHDCASCGGSASAFHNVCERERPAFRSPERLAKDVRNISRYTGAPIMVIGDLLQAGDGYAGTFLQTIRKYRIKNELAIEFFRPPPPDFVREMADSLINFNVEISPESHDPRVREAFGKSYGNAELEASVEALVGSACRRLDLFFMVGLPSQDYASVMETVDYCGELLRRHGGTKKLLPMIAPLAPFVDPGSRFFEEPERFGYRLFYRTLAEHRQAMLMPTWKQRLNYETEWMTRDEIVRATYDGALKLIALKAAHGVIGREEAGEIQDRIRMAKELIRRMEDAPVIDDALKKEIFRLNRLDSLCGKHELRWPMNGWKYNLKNLFRLLFA
- a CDS encoding V-type ATP synthase subunit D, translating into MTDRTVSPSRMNLLLLKDREQAARGALELLRSKREALARELFSIAEQAVATRGAFEDTIRKATWALAVSLGYEGRADVESAAFAARREIPVSISERSFWGLRVPEIRWQGIVRSADARGYSFSGVASSTQAAAREFEKTLEAVLQVVALETRFKKIGTEIGKSTRRINVLNEVILPGLRARMRAILLALEERERENVFRMKRFKGRKR